A window from Symbiopectobacterium purcellii encodes these proteins:
- a CDS encoding DMT family transporter, translating into MHSITPKRWIAELLLLCVAVGWGIGFPVMKLAVNSHPVLMVLGLRFVLSTLILLPLSARKLSVMPLNTLGAGIGLGLLLGCAFILLISGLQITTASNTGFLSGLSVIWGLLLSGPLAGRLPTLDAVLATFFGLVGLYLMSDINGWQLQWGDVLVIVGSIFTAVHIMVLDKLSHHHDNMTLTFLQIATMALVMMLLGYFIDGVALPAVWDRDLIVALLVTALFSTAIAFWVQTRYQRYATPLRAILIYNLEPVFAACFAVWLLHETLSRNVLFGGGLIVLGMSLPAIITLLNQRVSKRRTA; encoded by the coding sequence ATGCATTCAATAACACCCAAACGATGGATCGCCGAGCTGTTATTACTCTGTGTGGCTGTCGGGTGGGGGATCGGGTTCCCCGTGATGAAACTGGCCGTCAATTCGCATCCCGTCCTGATGGTCTTAGGGCTGCGATTTGTACTTTCAACCCTGATATTACTGCCACTAAGTGCAAGAAAGCTGAGCGTGATGCCCCTTAATACCCTGGGCGCGGGGATTGGTCTGGGGCTGCTACTGGGTTGTGCCTTCATCTTGCTTATTTCGGGGTTGCAGATAACGACGGCATCGAATACCGGATTTCTTTCCGGGTTAAGTGTTATCTGGGGTCTGTTACTTTCGGGGCCATTGGCGGGGCGATTGCCCACGCTAGATGCGGTTCTGGCGACCTTTTTTGGCCTTGTCGGACTATACCTGATGTCGGATATCAATGGTTGGCAATTGCAATGGGGCGATGTGCTGGTGATTGTTGGCTCTATATTTACCGCCGTTCACATTATGGTGCTTGATAAATTGAGCCACCATCATGACAACATGACGCTGACCTTTTTACAAATTGCGACGATGGCGCTAGTGATGATGCTGCTTGGCTATTTTATCGACGGTGTCGCGTTACCCGCGGTATGGGACCGTGACCTGATCGTTGCCCTGCTGGTCACCGCACTTTTCTCAACCGCCATCGCGTTTTGGGTTCAAACCCGCTACCAGCGTTACGCCACGCCGTTACGCGCCATACTGATCTATAACCTTGAACCTGTATTTGCTGCATGTTTTGCGGTGTGGTTATTGCATGAAACGCTGTCGCGCAATGTGCTCTTTGGCGGAGGGCTCATCGTACTGGGGATGAGTTTGCCCGCGATTATCACTTTGCTGAATCAGCGCGTTAGCAAAAGGCGCACCGCATAG
- a CDS encoding ABC transporter ATP-binding protein, whose translation MTPTTVLAVQSVSCHLRQQLVLDAVTFSVREQELICVLGPHDSGKTTLLQAIAGLLPVTTGEIALVGERMSTPMTSVPAHQRPVGLVFQDYALFPHLTAQENLAFACPRPMTQEHKEAVQEMLTLLGLTECAVRYPRDLSAEQQLRVALGRALLCKPRLLLLDAPFPAMDSQQRDRLIAEIRDLLKQRQIAAILATVSREEAFAWSDHVVLLHEGKVMQQGNPYELYYRPVQRAVADFLGNTNYLPITVLSEHQWQSPMGDFHANYPLGFPTGSQCDWLVRPQEIALALDPDGAALIEDRVFLGTSNVYRIRLAERVLTVQTSNWFEPGQQVRISIRPDQPILFPALPPDVSVTE comes from the coding sequence ATGACGCCCACCACGGTTTTGGCGGTGCAAAGCGTGTCTTGTCATCTCAGGCAGCAGCTTGTGCTGGACGCAGTAACGTTTTCAGTGCGCGAGCAGGAACTGATTTGCGTCTTGGGTCCGCACGACAGCGGCAAGACCACGCTGTTGCAAGCGATCGCTGGCTTGCTACCGGTGACAACCGGGGAAATAGCGCTGGTCGGTGAGCGTATGAGCACCCCGATGACCTCTGTCCCTGCGCATCAGCGTCCCGTTGGGCTGGTTTTTCAAGACTACGCCCTGTTCCCGCATCTGACCGCGCAGGAAAATCTGGCCTTTGCCTGCCCACGGCCCATGACGCAAGAGCATAAAGAGGCGGTGCAAGAGATGCTGACGCTGTTAGGGCTGACCGAGTGCGCGGTGCGCTATCCTCGCGATCTCTCTGCCGAGCAGCAGTTACGCGTGGCGTTGGGGCGTGCCTTATTGTGTAAGCCGCGCCTGTTGCTGCTGGATGCGCCATTCCCGGCGATGGATAGCCAGCAGCGCGACCGGCTGATTGCGGAAATTCGCGATTTGCTCAAACAGCGCCAGATTGCTGCCATTCTGGCAACCGTCAGTCGCGAAGAAGCGTTTGCCTGGTCAGATCATGTGGTGTTATTGCATGAAGGCAAGGTGATGCAGCAAGGCAATCCTTACGAACTCTATTATCGACCGGTGCAGCGCGCGGTGGCTGATTTTCTGGGCAACACCAACTATCTGCCGATCACGGTGCTGAGTGAACATCAGTGGCAAAGTCCGATGGGGGATTTTCATGCCAATTATCCGCTCGGGTTTCCGACTGGCAGCCAGTGCGACTGGCTGGTGCGACCGCAAGAAATTGCGCTGGCGCTCGATCCGGATGGCGCCGCGCTGATTGAAGATCGCGTGTTTCTGGGAACCTCAAACGTGTACCGGATTCGGCTGGCGGAACGCGTGCTGACGGTACAAACCAGTAACTGGTTTGAGCCGGGGCAGCAGGTCAGAATCAGTATCCGGCCGGATCAGCCGATCCTGTTTCCGGCATTGCCACCCGACGTGAGCGTAACGGAATAA
- a CDS encoding ABC transporter permease yields the protein MISGLWRISYWMINGAFLLPVGIVFALAFWPEAGGMLALWQQGMPLYLLHTTILVCGAVALSLLIGLPAAWVMAYYRFPGKRGVAWALCLPLAMPAFLMADFYADMLGQHGMLWSLFDLPAFSEESAHSRTLSGASVVLALAFYPYVYLPVRHALESQPPHWLQAAQLLKLTPRQVFWRLSFPLVRPVIGMGAMLVAVEALNDYGTARLLALPTLTTRLIDAGVLQGDTQAVAHWTLSLLPFVVLLTWLGLRFARQQRQNTFPGITDYIVKPELTAGKARLVTLVCWGLALLAFGLPLGRLLYWQLANIRDGWNATLLDALLNSLTMASLAAVILCAMMMPFLLFIRLAGLRAGRVSFALAQWGYVFPAAALATGIAMPLIALDNGLRSLAMLAEMPFVPPLFSSVWLIMVLVYCAKFSRFVLEPLSVSMANIPSILDQASATAGLTLWQRGARVYFPLLKPQVMMGVVILFFEGMKELNAAFLFRTFGWETLPTYVFRLAADNLLHWGALPALCLVVIGGVPMLWFQWLWKGNNR from the coding sequence ATGATATCGGGTCTCTGGCGTATCAGTTACTGGATGATTAACGGAGCATTTTTGCTTCCCGTGGGGATCGTCTTCGCGTTGGCATTTTGGCCCGAGGCTGGCGGCATGCTGGCACTCTGGCAGCAGGGGATGCCACTTTATCTGCTTCACACCACGATTCTTGTCTGCGGGGCGGTGGCGCTGAGTCTGCTGATTGGGCTACCTGCTGCCTGGGTTATGGCCTATTACCGCTTTCCCGGCAAACGTGGCGTCGCTTGGGCCTTGTGCTTACCGTTGGCGATGCCCGCCTTTTTGATGGCTGATTTTTATGCCGATATGCTGGGACAACATGGCATGCTGTGGTCCCTGTTTGATCTTCCTGCGTTCAGCGAGGAAAGTGCGCACAGCCGGACGTTGTCAGGTGCGAGTGTCGTGCTGGCGCTGGCCTTTTACCCCTATGTTTATCTGCCGGTGCGCCATGCGCTGGAATCCCAACCTCCGCACTGGTTACAGGCCGCACAGCTACTTAAACTGACGCCACGCCAGGTCTTCTGGCGTTTATCCTTCCCGCTGGTCCGCCCGGTTATCGGAATGGGGGCCATGCTGGTGGCGGTAGAGGCCTTGAATGATTATGGGACCGCGCGCTTGCTGGCACTGCCTACGCTGACAACGCGTCTGATCGATGCGGGCGTGTTGCAAGGTGATACTCAGGCCGTCGCCCATTGGACGCTCTCTCTGTTGCCTTTTGTTGTGCTGTTAACCTGGCTTGGGCTGCGCTTTGCCCGCCAGCAACGACAAAATACCTTTCCGGGGATCACCGATTACATCGTAAAGCCTGAGCTGACGGCCGGTAAGGCGCGCTTGGTCACGTTGGTATGCTGGGGGCTGGCGCTGTTGGCGTTCGGCTTGCCGCTCGGTCGTTTGCTGTATTGGCAATTAGCGAATATACGCGATGGCTGGAACGCCACGCTGCTCGACGCGTTGTTGAACAGCCTGACCATGGCATCGCTGGCTGCTGTGATTCTGTGCGCGATGATGATGCCTTTTCTGCTGTTTATTCGTCTGGCGGGGTTACGTGCCGGACGCGTTTCTTTTGCTCTGGCACAGTGGGGTTATGTGTTTCCGGCGGCTGCGTTAGCGACGGGCATTGCCATGCCGCTGATTGCGCTGGATAACGGGCTTCGTTCTCTGGCTATGCTGGCGGAAATGCCGTTTGTGCCCCCGCTGTTTTCCAGCGTCTGGTTAATTATGGTGCTGGTTTACTGCGCCAAATTCAGCCGTTTTGTGCTGGAACCGCTCAGCGTAAGTATGGCGAACATTCCGAGCATACTCGATCAGGCCAGTGCGACGGCAGGGCTCACGCTCTGGCAACGCGGTGCGCGCGTCTATTTCCCGTTACTGAAACCTCAGGTGATGATGGGCGTGGTAATTCTGTTTTTCGAAGGTATGAAAGAGTTAAATGCCGCATTTTTATTCCGCACGTTCGGGTGGGAAACGTTGCCGACGTATGTTTTTCGTCTTGCTGCCGATAACCTCTTGCACTGGGGAGCACTGCCAGCGCTGTGTCTAGTGGTGATTGGCGGTGTGCCGATGTTGTGGTTTCAATGGCTTTGGAAAGGAAATAATCGATGA
- a CDS encoding YacC family pilotin-like protein yields the protein MKRSALALLLMSLMGFSSASNALNEFEAEDLADLTAIFVYLKNNCGYQDIPNDHIRRVLIAFAQQNRWNLTNYSDFDMTRLGEDSYRDLSNIPIPTPKKCQSLAQNSLGMLAYAK from the coding sequence ATGAAACGCTCTGCGCTGGCACTGCTGCTTATGAGTCTGATGGGATTTTCGTCAGCCAGTAACGCACTGAATGAATTTGAGGCGGAAGATCTCGCTGACTTGACGGCCATTTTCGTCTATTTAAAGAACAACTGTGGCTATCAAGACATTCCCAACGATCATATTCGACGTGTGCTGATCGCTTTTGCGCAACAAAACCGTTGGAATCTCACCAATTACAGTGATTTTGATATGACCCGCCTGGGTGAGGATAGCTACCGCGATTTGAGCAACATCCCCATCCCAACGCCCAAAAAGTGTCAATCGCTGGCGCAAAATTCGCTCGGCATGCTCGCTTACGCAAAATAG
- the speE gene encoding polyamine aminopropyltransferase has protein sequence MSRKEMWHETLHASFGQYFSIDQVLFHEKTAHQDLIIFENAALGRVMALDGVVQTTERDEFIYHEMLTHVPLLAHGAAKRVLIVGGGDGGILREVCRHPEVEHITMVEIDAGVVSFCRQYLPNHSAGAYDDPRLTLVIADGVDFVSQNRDRFDVIISDCTDPIGPGESLFSSAFYDGCARSLNPGGLFVAQNGVCFLQQDEAINSHRLLNRSFSDVTFYQAAIPTYYGGIMTFAWASNDPTLRLVAQDTLAARYHASGITCRYYNPAVHTGSFALPQYLLNALA, from the coding sequence ATGTCCCGAAAAGAGATGTGGCATGAAACGTTACATGCCAGCTTCGGCCAATATTTTTCCATTGACCAGGTGCTGTTTCATGAAAAAACCGCCCATCAGGATCTGATTATTTTCGAAAATGCGGCGCTGGGGCGCGTAATGGCCCTGGATGGCGTGGTGCAAACCACCGAACGCGACGAATTTATCTACCATGAAATGCTGACCCATGTTCCTCTGCTGGCCCATGGTGCTGCCAAGCGCGTGTTGATCGTCGGCGGCGGCGATGGCGGTATCCTGCGCGAAGTGTGTCGCCATCCAGAAGTAGAACATATCACCATGGTGGAGATTGATGCGGGGGTGGTCAGTTTCTGTCGCCAGTATCTTCCCAACCACAGTGCCGGGGCTTATGACGATCCGCGTTTAACGCTGGTGATCGCCGATGGCGTTGATTTTGTCAGCCAAAACCGCGATAGGTTTGATGTGATCATTTCTGATTGCACCGATCCCATCGGCCCCGGAGAAAGCCTTTTCAGCTCAGCATTTTACGATGGTTGTGCCCGCAGCCTGAATCCTGGCGGCCTGTTTGTCGCGCAAAATGGCGTCTGTTTCTTGCAACAGGATGAAGCCATCAACAGCCACCGCTTACTCAACCGTAGTTTTTCGGATGTCACCTTCTATCAGGCGGCGATCCCCACCTATTACGGTGGCATCATGACCTTTGCCTGGGCCAGCAACGATCCGACATTGCGCCTGGTAGCACAGGACACGCTTGCGGCACGTTATCACGCTTCAGGCATCACCTGCCGTTATTACAATCCGGCTGTCCACACTGGTAGCTTTGCGCTGCCACAATATCTACTGAATGCATTAGCTTGA
- the speD gene encoding adenosylmethionine decarboxylase — translation MHKLKLHGFNNLTKSLSFCIYDICYAKTADDRDGYIAYIDEQYNANRLTEILTETCTIIGANILNIARQDYDPQGASVTILVSEEPMDPRDVDNSEHPGPLPHSVMAHLDKSHICVHTYPESHPEGGLCTFRADIEVSTCGVISPLKALNYLIHQLESDIVTIDYRVRGFTRDINGVKHFIDHQINSIQNFMSEDMKSLYHLMDVNVYQENMFHTKMLLKDFDLRHYLFNAAPENLEAAERKRITDLLYHEMREIYYGRNLPVL, via the coding sequence TTGCACAAGCTGAAACTGCACGGCTTTAACAACCTGACCAAAAGCCTGAGTTTTTGTATCTACGATATCTGTTATGCCAAAACCGCTGACGATCGCGACGGCTATATCGCCTATATTGACGAACAGTATAACGCCAATCGTTTGACAGAGATCCTGACGGAAACCTGCACCATCATTGGTGCCAATATTTTGAACATCGCACGGCAGGATTACGATCCTCAGGGCGCCAGCGTGACCATTCTGGTCAGTGAGGAGCCGATGGATCCGCGCGATGTTGATAACTCCGAACATCCCGGACCGCTGCCCCATTCCGTGATGGCGCATCTGGACAAGAGCCATATTTGTGTACACACCTACCCGGAAAGCCATCCGGAGGGCGGCCTGTGCACCTTTCGCGCCGATATTGAGGTGTCAACTTGCGGCGTGATTTCCCCGCTAAAAGCGCTGAATTACCTGATTCACCAGTTGGAATCCGATATTGTCACCATTGACTATCGGGTACGCGGCTTCACGCGTGATATCAATGGGGTGAAACATTTCATCGATCATCAGATCAATTCTATTCAGAACTTTATGTCGGAAGACATGAAGTCGCTGTATCACCTGATGGACGTGAATGTATATCAGGAGAATATGTTCCACACCAAAATGCTGCTCAAAGATTTCGATCTGCGACACTACCTGTTCAACGCCGCGCCGGAAAACTTGGAAGCGGCTGAACGTAAAAGAATCACCGATCTGCTCTATCATGAAATGCGCGAGATCTACTACGGTAGGAATCTTCCGGTTTTGTAG
- the nrdH gene encoding glutaredoxin-like protein NrdH, whose amino-acid sequence MRITIFTKPHCVQCNATCRALDKQGIAYQLIDLTEDEQALQRVRALGYQQVPVVMTEDDHWSGFRPDKLGALRSAQLQ is encoded by the coding sequence ATGCGCATTACTATTTTCACTAAACCGCACTGTGTTCAGTGCAATGCGACGTGCCGTGCTTTGGATAAACAGGGTATCGCTTATCAGCTTATCGACCTGACGGAAGATGAGCAGGCGTTACAGCGGGTAAGGGCATTGGGCTATCAGCAAGTGCCGGTCGTGATGACAGAGGACGACCACTGGAGCGGTTTTCGCCCGGATAAACTCGGCGCATTACGCTCAGCGCAGTTGCAGTAA
- the nrdI gene encoding class Ib ribonucleoside-diphosphate reductase assembly flavoprotein NrdI codes for MNPLVYFSSQSENTHRFIARVGLPALRIPTAEDQPVLNVAQPFILVVPSYGGGSSKGAVPHQVIRFLNDASNRAGLRGVIAAGNMNFGTAFCLAGDIIAQKCQVPYLYRFELLGTPEDVINVRKGVTQFWQQHP; via the coding sequence ATGAATCCACTGGTCTATTTTTCCAGTCAGTCGGAAAACACGCATCGGTTTATCGCTCGTGTGGGTCTGCCCGCCCTGCGCATTCCGACAGCAGAAGACCAGCCGGTACTCAACGTGGCACAACCTTTCATTCTGGTTGTGCCCAGCTACGGCGGAGGAAGCAGCAAAGGTGCCGTGCCGCACCAGGTCATTCGCTTCCTCAACGACGCCAGCAACCGGGCCGGCCTGCGCGGCGTGATTGCCGCTGGCAATATGAACTTTGGCACCGCGTTTTGTCTGGCTGGCGACATTATCGCGCAGAAATGCCAGGTGCCGTATTTGTACCGTTTTGAACTGCTCGGCACACCGGAAGATGTCATCAATGTGCGCAAAGGAGTAACCCAATTTTGGCAACAACATCCGTAA
- the nrdE gene encoding class 1b ribonucleoside-diphosphate reductase subunit alpha, giving the protein MKGKSDNALDYHALNAMLNLYDADGHIQFEKDRLAARRYFLQHVNQNTVFFHNLEEKLRYLVEEGYYEADVLEQYPFSVIKSLFQQAYAHKFRFQTFLGAFKYYTSYTLKTFDGKRYLERYEDRVCLVALALAKGNAQLASALVDEIISGRFQPATPTFLNCGKKQRGELVSCFLLRIEDNMESIGRAINSALQLSKRGGGVAFTLTNIRETGAPIKRIENQSSGIIPIMKMLEDAFSYANQLGARQGAGAVYLNAHHPDILRFLDTKRENADEKIRIKTLSLGVVIPDITFQLAKTNQVMYLFSPYDVEQVYGVPFSEISVSEKYHEMVNDKRIRKSQIKAREFFQILAEIQFESGYPYMMFEDTVNRANPIHGRITMSNLCSEILQVNEASLYDDDLGYRHIGKDISCNLGSLNIANTMDSPDFGNTVETAIRALTAVSDMSHIASVPSIAKGNDDSHAIGLGQMNLHGYLARERIFYGSPEGIDFTNIYFYTVAYHALRASNQLAIERGHTFAGVAQSTYASGDYFDKYIERSWQPETERVCELFEAAQIVIPSQQAWTELRDSVMAHGLYNQNLQAVPPTGSISYINHATPSIHPIVSRIEIRKEGKIGRVYYPAPYMTNDNLDYYQDAYEIGPEKIIDTYAAATQHVDQGLSLTLFFRDTATTRDINKAQIYAWKKGIKTIYYVRIRQMALEGTEVQGCVSCAL; this is encoded by the coding sequence ATGAAGGGAAAAAGCGATAACGCGCTTGATTACCATGCGCTCAATGCCATGCTGAATCTCTATGATGCTGACGGGCACATTCAGTTTGAAAAAGACCGGCTGGCGGCACGACGCTATTTCCTTCAGCACGTCAACCAGAATACGGTGTTCTTCCACAATCTGGAGGAGAAACTGCGCTATCTGGTGGAAGAAGGCTACTATGAAGCTGATGTACTGGAACAGTATCCATTCAGCGTCATCAAGAGTCTGTTTCAGCAAGCCTATGCGCACAAGTTCCGTTTTCAAACCTTCCTTGGCGCGTTCAAGTATTACACCAGCTATACGCTGAAAACCTTTGATGGCAAACGTTATCTGGAACGCTATGAGGACCGTGTCTGTCTGGTTGCCTTGGCGCTGGCCAAAGGCAATGCCCAACTTGCCAGCGCACTGGTCGATGAGATCATCAGCGGTCGCTTTCAACCCGCGACGCCTACCTTTCTCAACTGCGGTAAAAAACAGCGCGGTGAGTTGGTCTCCTGTTTTCTGTTGCGTATTGAAGACAACATGGAATCTATCGGGCGTGCCATCAATTCCGCGCTGCAACTCTCCAAGCGTGGCGGTGGCGTTGCCTTTACCTTGACCAACATTCGCGAAACCGGCGCACCGATCAAACGTATTGAAAATCAGTCTTCCGGTATCATCCCCATCATGAAGATGCTGGAAGATGCTTTTTCCTATGCCAACCAGTTGGGTGCACGGCAAGGCGCGGGTGCTGTCTACCTCAATGCGCATCATCCCGACATTTTGCGTTTTCTCGACACCAAGCGCGAAAACGCCGATGAGAAAATCCGGATCAAAACGCTCTCTCTTGGCGTCGTGATTCCGGACATCACCTTCCAATTGGCGAAAACCAATCAGGTGATGTACCTGTTCTCTCCCTACGATGTGGAACAGGTATATGGCGTGCCCTTCTCGGAAATCAGCGTGAGCGAGAAGTACCATGAAATGGTAAACGATAAACGCATCCGCAAATCACAGATCAAGGCGCGTGAATTTTTCCAGATTCTGGCCGAAATACAGTTTGAGTCTGGCTACCCCTACATGATGTTTGAAGATACGGTGAATCGCGCCAACCCGATTCATGGCCGAATCACCATGAGCAACCTGTGCTCGGAGATCCTTCAAGTCAATGAAGCCAGCCTTTACGATGACGACTTAGGTTATCGCCATATCGGCAAGGATATCTCATGCAATCTGGGATCGTTGAACATCGCCAACACCATGGATTCCCCTGATTTCGGCAATACAGTGGAAACTGCCATTCGCGCATTGACAGCGGTCTCTGACATGAGCCACATCGCTTCCGTGCCCTCCATTGCCAAAGGCAATGATGACTCCCATGCCATTGGCCTCGGACAAATGAACCTGCACGGTTATCTGGCTCGGGAACGGATTTTTTATGGCTCACCGGAAGGCATCGATTTTACCAACATCTACTTCTACACCGTGGCATATCATGCACTGCGCGCCTCTAACCAACTGGCGATTGAGCGTGGGCACACCTTTGCAGGGGTTGCACAATCGACCTACGCGTCCGGCGACTATTTTGACAAATACATCGAACGTTCCTGGCAGCCGGAAACAGAACGCGTGTGTGAGTTGTTCGAAGCCGCGCAGATTGTTATTCCTTCACAGCAAGCATGGACTGAGCTACGCGATTCCGTGATGGCGCACGGGCTGTATAACCAAAACTTACAAGCGGTGCCGCCAACCGGATCGATCTCTTACATCAACCATGCAACCCCCAGCATTCACCCCATCGTGTCGCGCATTGAGATCCGCAAAGAAGGCAAGATTGGGCGCGTTTACTACCCTGCCCCCTACATGACTAATGACAACCTGGATTACTACCAGGATGCTTACGAGATAGGCCCGGAAAAAATCATCGACACCTATGCCGCCGCCACCCAGCACGTCGATCAAGGGCTGTCGTTAACCCTGTTTTTCCGCGATACCGCCACCACCCGGGATATCAACAAGGCACAGATTTATGCCTGGAAGAAAGGCATTAAAACCATTTATTACGTGCGCATACGCCAGATGGCGCTGGAAGGCACCGAAGTGCAAGGCTGTGTCTCCTGTGCGCTCTGA
- the nrdF gene encoding class 1b ribonucleoside-diphosphate reductase subunit beta, with amino-acid sequence MTLLTRVKAINWNKIEDDKDLEVWNRLTSNFWLPEKVPLSNDIPSWGTLTPQERQLTIRVFTSLTLLDTLQNTVGAPTLMPDAVTPHEEAVLSNISFMEAVHARSYSSIFSTLCLTSEVDDAYRWSEENATLQKKATLILEQYRSSDPLMKKVASVFLESFLFYSGFYLPMYWSSRAKLTNTADLIRLIIRDEAVHGYYIGYKFQQSLAIVDTARQQQIKDYAFDLMQDLYDNEILYTEALYDGVGWTEDVKKFLHYNANKALMNLGYEALFPANMTDVNPAILSALSPNADENHDFFSGSGSSYVIGKAVNTEDDDWDF; translated from the coding sequence ATGACTCTGCTCACACGTGTAAAAGCGATCAACTGGAACAAAATCGAAGACGACAAAGATTTGGAAGTGTGGAACCGTCTGACCAGTAACTTCTGGCTGCCGGAGAAAGTGCCGCTGTCGAACGACATTCCCTCCTGGGGCACGTTAACCCCGCAGGAACGCCAGCTAACCATCCGCGTTTTTACTAGCCTTACGCTGCTCGACACGCTACAAAATACCGTGGGCGCCCCTACCTTGATGCCCGACGCCGTCACCCCGCATGAGGAAGCGGTACTGTCAAACATCAGCTTTATGGAAGCGGTACACGCCCGTTCATACAGTTCGATTTTTTCGACGCTCTGTCTGACCAGCGAAGTGGATGACGCCTATCGCTGGAGTGAAGAAAACGCCACGCTGCAAAAAAAGGCAACGCTGATTCTTGAACAATATCGCAGTAGCGATCCCTTAATGAAAAAGGTTGCCAGCGTATTTCTCGAATCTTTTCTGTTCTATTCCGGCTTTTATCTGCCGATGTACTGGTCCAGCCGTGCCAAGCTGACCAACACCGCCGATCTGATCCGCCTGATTATCCGCGATGAAGCCGTGCACGGGTACTATATTGGCTATAAATTCCAACAGAGCCTCGCCATCGTTGACACGGCAAGGCAACAGCAGATAAAGGACTACGCTTTCGATTTAATGCAGGATCTCTATGACAACGAAATCCTCTACACTGAAGCGCTATACGACGGTGTGGGCTGGACGGAGGATGTGAAAAAGTTTCTGCATTACAACGCCAATAAAGCATTGATGAACCTTGGTTATGAAGCGTTGTTCCCTGCCAACATGACCGATGTCAACCCGGCAATTCTTTCCGCATTGTCACCCAACGCGGATGAAAATCACGATTTCTTCTCCGGTTCAGGCTCTTCCTACGTCATCGGTAAGGCAGTTAATACCGAAGATGATGACTGGGATTTCTAA